A window of the Isosphaera pallida ATCC 43644 genome harbors these coding sequences:
- a CDS encoding proprotein convertase P-domain-containing protein — protein MRFGLFRGASRRAWRPVTRRADRFRLFAKPEAFETRQLLTVFVVKSLSGNVADQNSLPWAIQQANNTPGFDEIVFDIPGDGPHTITLTTPLPTITERVAINAFTQAGAQPNTLEFGNNMIPGVILRGPGVGVGAGFRFQGEEASGSILQGFSIANFQDGVAIQGASNVAVLGNLIGVDGNIGRDGVLINQTANRVVIGAPSPAARNVIGGAGRHGLNVAGFQAVIQNNYIGVGRDGTTPRPNQGDGLNLTGGEILVGGLLPGQGNVISANTGRGIFVGPAIVVDTIASFIPESEPVPVPDADANGPGVLEVPIFVDEGGDIINLAVSLELEHPRSQDLRLTLIGPDGTEILLANQRGDGPDNYFFVTFAEGGAPLPPAGVPLDILGIYQPEQSLAEFVGRPVRGNYILRIEDLVPGEEALLGLFRWELNLTRRVSDNTIQNNTIGTDVLGVLDRGNGGFGVVLSGATNTVLGDPAGQAGNLISGNNNGGVLVTGASAANNRILGNTIGTNRAGNAPLGSLGVGVSVVNAANTIIGAPGAGNLIAGNAGSGVQVTGASATNTTILANIIGASRDGTVAVPNGGVGVLIESATATILGAPGAGNLIAGNTQQGVVTRNDQATVIQANRIGLSAAGVTAIPNGGDGLLIDGSAGLVVGGTSPAFGNVISGNNGNGVALANRSTPQAATVASPDTGLAIPDNPASTGGPTEPPVVASLTLDPDAFPGVFTAARVRVQINHSFVSDLRLTLVTPSGDRILLMNRRGGDAVNMNVLFDPTASQPIATQTRPAGSPLNGTFRPEGNLAVLVGRAMAGEYRLEIVDLAAQNVGTLVNFQLEFNFTRFNTDAVLQNNTIGLDPTGVVPVPNTGNGVRINGMSGATILENLISGNFGSGILLAQAPGLNDLGVRVEANRIGVGSDGVSSRGNRRHGVEIQSTFGHQIVGNTIAGNLLDGVNVTGDPGPSARPVTIQGNQIGLPTAPNQQNGVFLNGARRVLIGGEAPGQGNVIQSNNLNGVATVNNAINNQIIGNRIFGNIQGLPIDLNSDGVTPLEIAAAPTLTQVLTSSGQTLFSGSFQGVPNGVYRVEFFADDQPFPSVFGDARFLLGSVELVADATGVVTFDQVAIPNPENLGPYYTASATLRTGGTTQFGATFPQLTADIATTFRNLPTSVTIGQTFTYDIVVTNLGNDTAASVFLFHRPPANVQVLGQPTILVPPNGAVAAFTNGNVVGVIPTLAPGAEFVLRVQARVSAFVAPTVLTATATSNELDPSLDPPGNNTGTSQLVIDAEASAFQFAQAQVSVAENVAGGLLTIEVQRVGGTAGQATVQVAVVGGTAVLGVDFAGPALATLTFADGQASQTLIFTIVNNTLVDGDRTIVLQLANPSIGNLGDLALLTITIVDDDGNTGGGAGGPPTGGGTTLGRLLNFPGQVFGVGQGRILNGFIVDLPANFNLGAVSLASFSLMAPGNDGLPGTNDDQAIPLTSIRPIPGTRQIYVTTAQPFSLDRAHTLIIDGELAGDAVNDFVATLFFTETPVVAAPVFPPVLPDPQPIPAPAPPVVPTPNQPVRPADTQRRRPRLGRVGQLNYAPLRPTNPQLQRRPNARRGGFRPRG, from the coding sequence ATGAGATTCGGCCTGTTCCGCGGCGCCAGCCGCCGCGCTTGGCGTCCCGTCACTCGGCGCGCCGATCGGTTCCGGCTCTTCGCCAAGCCCGAAGCGTTTGAAACTCGTCAGCTTTTGACCGTGTTCGTGGTCAAGAGTCTGAGTGGCAACGTGGCGGATCAGAACTCGTTGCCCTGGGCGATCCAGCAGGCTAACAACACCCCTGGCTTCGATGAGATCGTCTTCGACATCCCCGGCGACGGGCCGCACACCATCACGCTGACGACCCCACTGCCCACCATCACCGAGCGGGTGGCGATCAACGCCTTCACCCAGGCCGGCGCTCAACCCAACACGCTTGAGTTCGGCAACAACATGATTCCCGGCGTGATTCTGCGGGGGCCGGGCGTGGGCGTGGGGGCCGGGTTCCGCTTCCAGGGGGAGGAGGCCTCCGGCTCGATCCTCCAAGGCTTCTCGATCGCCAACTTCCAGGACGGCGTGGCGATTCAGGGCGCGTCGAACGTCGCGGTGCTGGGCAACCTGATTGGGGTAGACGGCAACATCGGCCGCGACGGCGTGTTGATCAACCAGACCGCCAACCGCGTCGTCATCGGCGCGCCATCCCCCGCTGCGCGCAACGTCATCGGCGGAGCGGGTCGTCACGGTCTGAACGTGGCTGGGTTCCAGGCGGTCATTCAAAACAACTACATTGGTGTGGGCCGAGATGGAACGACGCCCCGACCCAACCAAGGCGATGGTTTGAACCTGACCGGCGGCGAGATTTTGGTGGGCGGTCTTTTGCCGGGACAGGGCAACGTCATTTCGGCCAACACAGGCCGAGGCATCTTCGTCGGCCCCGCGATTGTGGTGGACACCATCGCCTCGTTTATCCCCGAATCCGAGCCGGTCCCAGTTCCCGACGCCGACGCCAATGGTCCCGGCGTTTTGGAAGTGCCGATCTTCGTCGATGAGGGCGGCGATATCATCAACCTCGCTGTCAGTCTTGAACTGGAGCATCCCCGTTCCCAGGACCTGCGCCTCACCCTGATTGGTCCCGACGGCACCGAGATTCTCCTCGCCAATCAACGCGGAGATGGCCCCGACAACTATTTCTTCGTGACCTTCGCCGAAGGTGGCGCCCCATTGCCTCCCGCCGGCGTTCCTCTGGACATTCTCGGCATTTACCAGCCGGAGCAATCGCTGGCTGAATTCGTCGGTCGCCCGGTGCGTGGCAACTACATCCTGCGGATCGAGGACCTGGTTCCTGGCGAGGAGGCCTTGTTGGGTCTCTTCCGCTGGGAGCTGAACCTCACCCGCCGCGTCTCCGACAACACCATTCAAAACAACACCATCGGCACCGACGTATTGGGTGTCCTCGACCGCGGCAACGGCGGCTTCGGCGTTGTGCTTTCAGGCGCGACCAACACGGTTTTGGGCGACCCGGCCGGTCAAGCGGGCAACTTGATTTCCGGCAACAACAATGGCGGTGTCCTGGTCACCGGCGCGTCGGCCGCCAACAACCGGATTCTGGGCAACACCATCGGCACCAACCGCGCCGGCAACGCTCCTCTTGGCAGCCTGGGCGTGGGCGTCAGCGTTGTCAACGCCGCCAACACCATCATCGGAGCCCCCGGCGCAGGCAATCTGATTGCCGGCAACGCCGGCAGCGGCGTTCAGGTCACCGGTGCGTCGGCCACTAACACCACGATCCTCGCCAACATCATCGGAGCCAGCCGCGACGGGACCGTCGCCGTGCCCAACGGCGGGGTCGGCGTGTTGATCGAGTCGGCCACCGCCACCATCCTCGGAGCCCCCGGCGCGGGCAACCTGATCGCTGGCAACACCCAGCAAGGGGTGGTCACCCGAAACGACCAGGCCACCGTGATTCAAGCTAACCGGATTGGTCTGTCGGCGGCGGGCGTGACCGCGATTCCCAACGGCGGTGATGGTCTGTTGATCGACGGCTCGGCCGGCCTGGTGGTCGGTGGCACGTCGCCGGCGTTCGGAAACGTGATCTCGGGCAACAACGGCAACGGCGTCGCATTGGCCAACCGGTCCACCCCTCAGGCGGCCACCGTCGCCTCGCCCGACACGGGGTTGGCTATTCCCGACAACCCCGCCTCCACCGGCGGCCCCACCGAGCCCCCGGTGGTCGCCTCGCTAACGCTCGACCCCGACGCCTTCCCCGGCGTCTTCACCGCGGCCCGCGTCCGGGTCCAAATCAACCACAGCTTTGTGAGCGACCTGCGGCTGACCCTGGTGACTCCCAGCGGCGACCGTATCCTGCTGATGAACCGACGCGGCGGCGACGCGGTCAACATGAACGTCCTCTTCGATCCCACCGCGTCTCAGCCGATCGCTACCCAGACTCGTCCCGCCGGTTCGCCGCTCAACGGCACCTTCCGGCCCGAAGGGAATCTGGCTGTTCTGGTCGGTCGGGCGATGGCCGGCGAGTACCGCCTGGAGATCGTGGACCTCGCCGCTCAAAATGTCGGCACCCTTGTCAACTTCCAACTCGAATTCAACTTCACTCGTTTCAACACCGACGCGGTTCTTCAAAACAACACGATTGGACTTGATCCCACCGGCGTCGTTCCGGTCCCCAACACCGGCAATGGTGTGCGGATCAACGGCATGAGCGGCGCGACGATTCTAGAAAACCTGATCTCCGGCAACTTCGGCAGCGGCATCCTCTTGGCGCAGGCTCCCGGCTTGAACGACCTGGGGGTGCGGGTCGAGGCCAACCGCATCGGCGTTGGCTCCGATGGCGTGAGTTCTCGGGGCAACCGGCGTCACGGCGTGGAGATTCAATCGACCTTCGGCCACCAAATCGTGGGCAACACCATCGCAGGTAACCTGCTTGACGGCGTGAACGTCACGGGTGATCCAGGGCCTTCGGCCCGTCCAGTGACGATACAAGGCAACCAGATTGGTCTGCCCACCGCCCCCAACCAGCAAAACGGCGTCTTCCTCAACGGAGCGCGCCGGGTTCTCATTGGCGGTGAAGCCCCCGGCCAGGGTAACGTGATCCAGAGCAACAACCTCAACGGCGTTGCCACGGTCAACAACGCGATCAACAATCAAATCATCGGCAACCGGATCTTCGGCAACATCCAGGGGCTGCCGATCGACCTGAACTCCGACGGTGTGACCCCTCTAGAGATCGCTGCCGCTCCGACCCTCACTCAAGTCCTCACCTCTAGTGGACAGACCCTTTTCAGCGGCTCGTTCCAAGGCGTGCCCAACGGCGTGTATCGAGTGGAATTCTTCGCCGACGACCAGCCGTTCCCCAGCGTCTTCGGCGACGCCCGCTTCTTGCTGGGTTCAGTCGAGTTGGTCGCCGACGCAACTGGTGTTGTGACGTTCGACCAGGTGGCGATTCCCAACCCTGAAAACCTTGGCCCCTACTACACCGCCAGTGCCACCTTGCGCACCGGCGGCACCACCCAATTCGGTGCGACCTTCCCCCAACTCACCGCCGACATCGCCACCACATTCCGCAACCTACCGACCTCGGTAACGATCGGACAGACCTTCACCTACGATATCGTCGTGACCAACCTAGGCAACGACACGGCCGCGTCGGTCTTCCTGTTCCATCGTCCCCCGGCCAATGTTCAGGTGTTGGGACAACCTACCATCCTGGTTCCGCCCAACGGCGCGGTGGCCGCCTTCACCAACGGCAACGTCGTGGGGGTGATTCCCACGCTGGCTCCCGGTGCCGAGTTTGTGCTGAGGGTCCAAGCGCGGGTGAGTGCGTTCGTCGCCCCCACGGTTTTGACCGCCACGGCCACCTCCAATGAACTCGATCCCTCCCTCGACCCTCCGGGCAACAACACCGGCACCTCCCAACTCGTCATCGACGCCGAAGCCAGCGCCTTCCAGTTCGCTCAGGCTCAGGTCTCGGTGGCCGAAAATGTCGCAGGCGGCCTGCTGACGATCGAGGTCCAGCGGGTTGGCGGCACGGCTGGCCAGGCGACCGTGCAGGTGGCGGTCGTTGGCGGCACGGCAGTCCTCGGCGTCGATTTCGCCGGCCCTGCCCTAGCTACTTTGACCTTCGCGGATGGTCAGGCCAGCCAAACCCTAATCTTCACCATCGTCAACAACACGCTGGTCGATGGCGACCGCACCATCGTGTTGCAACTGGCCAACCCCTCGATCGGCAACCTCGGCGACCTTGCGCTGCTGACCATCACCATCGTCGATGACGACGGCAACACCGGCGGTGGCGCGGGTGGACCACCGACCGGCGGCGGGACGACTCTTGGCCGCTTGCTCAACTTCCCCGGTCAAGTTTTCGGCGTGGGCCAAGGACGAATCCTCAACGGCTTCATTGTCGATCTTCCGGCCAATTTCAACCTCGGAGCCGTGTCGCTGGCCTCGTTCTCGTTGATGGCCCCCGGTAACGACGGTCTGCCTGGCACCAACGATGATCAGGCGATCCCCCTGACTAGCATCCGACCGATCCCCGGAACCCGTCAGATTTACGTGACCACAGCCCAACCCTTCTCGCTAGATCGGGCCCACACCCTCATCATCGACGGCGAGCTCGCGGGCGACGCGGTCAACGACTTCGTGGCCACCCTGTTCTTCACCGAGACCCCAGTGGTCGCCGCTCCGGTCTTCCCGCCGGTTCTTCCCGACCCCCAACCGATCCCTGCGCCGGCTCCGCCCGTCGTGCCTACTCCCAACCAACCGGTCCGCCCCGCCGACACCCAACGCCGTCGCCCCCGCCTGGGACGTGTTGGCCAACTCAACTACGCCCCCCTTCGTCCAACCAATCCTCAATTACAGCGTCGTCCCAACGCGCGTCGCGGCGGCTTTCGACCCCGCGGCTGA